The Clupea harengus chromosome 6, Ch_v2.0.2, whole genome shotgun sequence genome contains a region encoding:
- the pamr1a gene encoding inactive serine protease PAMR1 isoform X3: protein MCRSCCEYEQIRCRCPSQATQVGYAVPCCRNALDQCDPCIIHQGCSIFENCKTCNNGTWKAQDDFYIRKQFCTECRQGWSGGDCLTCGGVIRRPQGHVTLESYPINARCDWTIHVSRGVTMDFRFTMLNMEFDHSCRYDYVEVRDGDSMDSRVIGRYCGNESPPPIRSSGDSLRIRFVSDGYNNFDGFFATFQESTACSSSPCLHGGTCFLDPVQTFRCACPADYTGPQCETSVPHKKVCGIPPKPLDGDLSLLYEPSGNALSMVQYSCQKSHRLQGTSQRICLSNGTWSGVEPTCVKDSNKSKCPSLPKLQHGYYKTASPETPHTVEFHCKNSLVLSGNPRRRCLADGTWSGKQPRCVKACREPKVSKLVKQKILPPHVALGRNTTSHRLYSLTNLRIPGTASLSEDVVPLEPLPDGFHPQYTQIEYECASPLYQHFGSARRTCLRTGKWSGNHVSCSPVCGKLRSVSPQTLADTQWPWHVAIYRHIPRSDGANAGRTESEEGSFGGGSSEGKPGWRCQLTCSGTLVNQYSVVVAAHCVTEPGTAQYARPADIKVAMGKRHLNVQINSESSDLLRVAAVLIHPNYDSAGPDSDLAVLKLLDKARISEHIMPVCLPRLQGGEVTAQQGYATDWSMPEETDQHAVASARTGLIELRDVLQCERQYSHNRLSVTITDNMLCGHQHPLSPSQVCYAVTGGVLVAQSPPSPPSPQRPSVSSFSGDDKRDNDEGVWELVGLVSFGYEQRKCSPELYTIYTRLNNFKDWIEKNMK from the exons GTTGCAGTATTTTCGAGAACTGTAAGACTTGCAACAACGGGACATGGAAAGCTCAGGATGATTTCTATATCAGAAAGCAGTTCTGTACCGAGTGTCGTCAGGGATGGTCAGGTGGAGACTGCTTGA CCTGTGGAGGTGTTATCAGAAGACCCCAAGGTCATGTGACTCTGGAGAGTTACCCCATCAATGCCCGATGTGACTGGACCATCCATGTGAGCAGAGGAGTGACTATGGACTTCAG ATTCACGATGCTCAACATGGAATTTGATCACAGTTGTCGGTATGATTATGTTGAGGTGAGAGATGGTGACAGCATGGACTCACGTGTTATTGGTCGATACTGTGGCAATGAAAGTCCTCCACCAATCCGAAGCTCAGGGGATTCCTTGCGCATTCGTTTTGTGTCGGATGGATACAACAACTTTGATGGCTTCTTCGCCACATTCCAGGAGTCCACTG CATGCagttcctctccctgtctgcacGGGGGCACCTGCTTCTTGGACCCGGTTCAAACCTTCCGTTGTGCTTGCCCAGCTGACTACACGGGTCCGCAGTGTGAGACCT CTGTTCCACATAAGAAAGTCTGTGGCATTCCTCCAAAGCCCCTGGATGGAGATTTGTCTTTGCTGTATGAACCATCTGGAAATGCACTCAGCATGGTTCAGTACTCATGCCAGAAATCGCACCGACTACAGGGCACATCACAGAGGATCTGCCTGTCAAATGGCacatggagtggagtggagcccACATGTGTCAAAG ACTCCAACAAGAGTAAGTGCCCTTCCTTACCTAAGCTCCAGCATGGCTATTATAAGACTGCTTCCCCAGAGACACCACACACTGTGGAGTTTCACTGCAAGAACTCCTTGGTACTGAGTGGAAATCCGCGAAGACGCTGCCTTGCTGACGGCACCTGGAGTGGCAAGCAGCCACGATGTGTGAAAG CTTGTCGTGAGCCTAAGGTGTCCAAACTTGTGAAGCAGAAGATTCTCCCACCTCATGTTGCACTGGG GAGAAATACCACAAGCCACAGGCTGTACTCTTTGACTAACCTGAGGATACCGGGCACAGCTTCCCTAAGTGAGGACGTGGTCCCTCTGGAGCCCCTGCCTGACGGGTTCCACCCGCAGTACACTCAAATAGAGTACGAGTGTGCCTCCCCCCTCTACCAGCACTTTGGCAGTGCCCGCCGCACCTGCCTCAGGACAGGGAAGTGGAGCGGGAACCATGTTTCCTGTTCACCAG TGTGTGGCAAACTGAGATCAGTCAGTCCCCAGACGCTGGCAGACACACAGTGGCCTTGGCACGTAGCCATCTACCGCCACATCCCTCGCAGCGACGGTGCCAATGCggggaggacagagagcgagGAAGGCAGCTTTGGTGGGGGGAGTAGCGAGGGCAAGCCAGGCTGGCGCTGCCAGTTAACATGCAGCGGGACCTTGGTGAACCAATACagtgtggtggtggcagcacaTTGCGTGACAGAGCCTGGCACTGCCCAATACGCCCGCCCAGCGGATATAAAGGTTGCGATGGGCAAGCGCCATCTCAACGTACAGATAAACTCAGAGTCATCTGACCTCTtgcgg GTTGCTGCTGTCTTGATTCATCCAAATTACGACTCTGCTGGGCCAGACTCTGATCTGGCCGTGTTGAAGCTGCTGGACAAGGCCCGAATCAGTGAGCACATAATGCCCGTGTGTTTACCCCGACTGCAAGGAGGAGAAGTGACCGCCCAGCAGGGGTATGCAACCGACTGGTCCATGCCCGAAGAGACTGACCAACACGCAGTAGCTTCAGCTCGCACGGGGCTGATTGAGCTGAGGGATGTGCtgcagtgtgagagacagtacAGTCATAATAGGCTGTCTGTTACCATCACAGACAACATGCTGTGTGGCCACCAGCATCCCCTTAGCCCCTCACAGGTCTGCTACGCTGTCACTGGTGGAGTGCTTGTGGCTcagtcccctccctcccctccttcccctcaGCGCCCCTCCGTATCATCTTTCTCAGGCGATGACAAGCGAGATAACGATGAAGGCGTATGGGAGTTAGTTGGTCTGGTGAGCTTTGGCTATGAGCAAAGGAAGTGTAGTCCAGAACTTTACACCATCTACACGCGCTTAAATAACTTTAAAGACTGGATCGAGAAGAACATGAAGTAA
- the pamr1a gene encoding inactive serine protease PAMR1 isoform X2 produces the protein MFQDDKCPSAEWNIMCRSCCEYEQIRCRCPSQATQVGYAVPCCRNALDQCDPCIIHQGCSIFENCKTCNNGTWKAQDDFYIRKQFCTECRQGWSGGDCLTCGGVIRRPQGHVTLESYPINARCDWTIHVSRGVTMDFRFTMLNMEFDHSCRYDYVEVRDGDSMDSRVIGRYCGNESPPPIRSSGDSLRIRFVSDGYNNFDGFFATFQESTACSSSPCLHGGTCFLDPVQTFRCACPADYTGPQCETSVPHKKVCGIPPKPLDGDLSLLYEPSGNALSMVQYSCQKSHRLQGTSQRICLSNGTWSGVEPTCVKDSNKSKCPSLPKLQHGYYKTASPETPHTVEFHCKNSLVLSGNPRRRCLADGTWSGKQPRCVKACREPKVSKLVKQKILPPHVALGRNTTSHRLYSLTNLRIPGTASLSEDVVPLEPLPDGFHPQYTQIEYECASPLYQHFGSARRTCLRTGKWSGNHVSCSPVCGKLRSVSPQTLADTQWPWHVAIYRHIPRSDGANAGRTESEEGSFGGGSSEGKPGWRCQLTCSGTLVNQYSVVVAAHCVTEPGTAQYARPADIKVAMGKRHLNVQINSESSDLLRVAAVLIHPNYDSAGPDSDLAVLKLLDKARISEHIMPVCLPRLQGGEVTAQQGYATDWSMPEETDQHAVASARTGLIELRDVLQCERQYSHNRLSVTITDNMLCGHQHPLSPSQVCYAVTGGVLVAQSPPSPPSPQRPSVSSFSGDDKRDNDEGVWELVGLVSFGYEQRKCSPELYTIYTRLNNFKDWIEKNMK, from the exons GTTGCAGTATTTTCGAGAACTGTAAGACTTGCAACAACGGGACATGGAAAGCTCAGGATGATTTCTATATCAGAAAGCAGTTCTGTACCGAGTGTCGTCAGGGATGGTCAGGTGGAGACTGCTTGA CCTGTGGAGGTGTTATCAGAAGACCCCAAGGTCATGTGACTCTGGAGAGTTACCCCATCAATGCCCGATGTGACTGGACCATCCATGTGAGCAGAGGAGTGACTATGGACTTCAG ATTCACGATGCTCAACATGGAATTTGATCACAGTTGTCGGTATGATTATGTTGAGGTGAGAGATGGTGACAGCATGGACTCACGTGTTATTGGTCGATACTGTGGCAATGAAAGTCCTCCACCAATCCGAAGCTCAGGGGATTCCTTGCGCATTCGTTTTGTGTCGGATGGATACAACAACTTTGATGGCTTCTTCGCCACATTCCAGGAGTCCACTG CATGCagttcctctccctgtctgcacGGGGGCACCTGCTTCTTGGACCCGGTTCAAACCTTCCGTTGTGCTTGCCCAGCTGACTACACGGGTCCGCAGTGTGAGACCT CTGTTCCACATAAGAAAGTCTGTGGCATTCCTCCAAAGCCCCTGGATGGAGATTTGTCTTTGCTGTATGAACCATCTGGAAATGCACTCAGCATGGTTCAGTACTCATGCCAGAAATCGCACCGACTACAGGGCACATCACAGAGGATCTGCCTGTCAAATGGCacatggagtggagtggagcccACATGTGTCAAAG ACTCCAACAAGAGTAAGTGCCCTTCCTTACCTAAGCTCCAGCATGGCTATTATAAGACTGCTTCCCCAGAGACACCACACACTGTGGAGTTTCACTGCAAGAACTCCTTGGTACTGAGTGGAAATCCGCGAAGACGCTGCCTTGCTGACGGCACCTGGAGTGGCAAGCAGCCACGATGTGTGAAAG CTTGTCGTGAGCCTAAGGTGTCCAAACTTGTGAAGCAGAAGATTCTCCCACCTCATGTTGCACTGGG GAGAAATACCACAAGCCACAGGCTGTACTCTTTGACTAACCTGAGGATACCGGGCACAGCTTCCCTAAGTGAGGACGTGGTCCCTCTGGAGCCCCTGCCTGACGGGTTCCACCCGCAGTACACTCAAATAGAGTACGAGTGTGCCTCCCCCCTCTACCAGCACTTTGGCAGTGCCCGCCGCACCTGCCTCAGGACAGGGAAGTGGAGCGGGAACCATGTTTCCTGTTCACCAG TGTGTGGCAAACTGAGATCAGTCAGTCCCCAGACGCTGGCAGACACACAGTGGCCTTGGCACGTAGCCATCTACCGCCACATCCCTCGCAGCGACGGTGCCAATGCggggaggacagagagcgagGAAGGCAGCTTTGGTGGGGGGAGTAGCGAGGGCAAGCCAGGCTGGCGCTGCCAGTTAACATGCAGCGGGACCTTGGTGAACCAATACagtgtggtggtggcagcacaTTGCGTGACAGAGCCTGGCACTGCCCAATACGCCCGCCCAGCGGATATAAAGGTTGCGATGGGCAAGCGCCATCTCAACGTACAGATAAACTCAGAGTCATCTGACCTCTtgcgg GTTGCTGCTGTCTTGATTCATCCAAATTACGACTCTGCTGGGCCAGACTCTGATCTGGCCGTGTTGAAGCTGCTGGACAAGGCCCGAATCAGTGAGCACATAATGCCCGTGTGTTTACCCCGACTGCAAGGAGGAGAAGTGACCGCCCAGCAGGGGTATGCAACCGACTGGTCCATGCCCGAAGAGACTGACCAACACGCAGTAGCTTCAGCTCGCACGGGGCTGATTGAGCTGAGGGATGTGCtgcagtgtgagagacagtacAGTCATAATAGGCTGTCTGTTACCATCACAGACAACATGCTGTGTGGCCACCAGCATCCCCTTAGCCCCTCACAGGTCTGCTACGCTGTCACTGGTGGAGTGCTTGTGGCTcagtcccctccctcccctccttcccctcaGCGCCCCTCCGTATCATCTTTCTCAGGCGATGACAAGCGAGATAACGATGAAGGCGTATGGGAGTTAGTTGGTCTGGTGAGCTTTGGCTATGAGCAAAGGAAGTGTAGTCCAGAACTTTACACCATCTACACGCGCTTAAATAACTTTAAAGACTGGATCGAGAAGAACATGAAGTAA